The Dermochelys coriacea isolate rDerCor1 chromosome 13, rDerCor1.pri.v4, whole genome shotgun sequence genome includes the window ACTCGATGTAGGCGAACCTGGGGGGGATCCCACATTAGACACCCCAAAAACATAGCCCCCACAAAAAGCAGCCCACAGGACCACAGCttctccttcagcccctccctTATGATCCACACTCCTCCTCCTGCCGCCCCACGAGCCCCGAAATCTCACTCACCCCTTGGGGTGCCCACTGTATTTATCACACAGGATGGTGACGCGGTTGACAGACCCGCAGCCATGGAAGTGAGCCTCCAACTCTTCAGCCGTCGCCCCGTAATCCACCTGAAAAAGAGAGGGGGGGATGGGCTGAGAAACAGGGTCCCCTGaatccccccagcccttccatggcTCCCCCACTTACATTACCCACGTATATGGATCGAGCGTCTGCCTCCATCTTTTCCTCTAGGGACATTATGACTGGGCCAGCTGTCAAGAGAGAACAGGGGACTTAGTATGGGGGGCCTGTACCCCAAATCTCTTCCAGGGCACATTCCCTTTCCCAGAACAGAGAGGggaagacaccccccccccgcattggATTTATACCAGCATCTGCATAACTAATATGGACAGATGTATAAACAAAGATGTTTATACAGGCCCTACACAAACAACCTAAGGGGTAGCGTTTATGTAGGACCTACCTAAAAGGTTCAGAACAGCATGAGTGAAGTCGATGTTTCCATAGGTCCTATGCAAACCAGATGGTGACACTTATGTAAGTACTACACAAATAAAAATCAGAGGAGCACAATTCCCATGTGTCTCTGGGCTTTGCCATCCCTGCCGGGGTCTGAgagtgaatgggggggggggcagtattGTTTACTTAGATCCTACATATACAAACAAATAGTGTTTACATAGGccctacaaaaataaaatacagagcaGAGTGAATCCCAAATGCCTCCTAGCTTcattcccccctgccccgcaaTCAACAGGGTCCAAGGGGGAAAGTGATGGTTACTGTGTACATAGGTCTTACACAAATAAGATGGTGGCATTTATGTAGGTCCTACACAAACAAAATTCAGAGGGGCATAATTTGCATGTGTCTCTAGGCTTTACAATCGCCAAGGGGGTCTGAGTTTGAACGTggatggtgggtggggggagttaCTGTTTATATAAGTCCTACACAAATACAATTCAGAACAGCGAGACTCCCAAATGTGTCTGGAAATCACCACCATCCACATAGTCCAAGGGGGACATTGCAGGGATGGTTCAGGGCAGTGCAGTTCACAGATGCCCCCTAACTTCACCACGTGCAGGAGGCCTGAGGTTTATGGGGGGCCAGACAGGGAGTAACAGGGGGCCCGAGGGGGTCTCACCGTTGCCTGGCGGGGGGCTCATGTTCATCTGCTTCTCCACCTCGTTCTGCAACTCTTTCAgcttctccgcctcctcctccatctcccgCACTCGGGCTTTGATGGCCTCCAGCTCCTGGGGCACAAGAGAGGCAGATTGGGGGCCTGAGTTACCCGCCTCACTCTCCCGCTGACATATGCCACCCCCATGTCACCCTCTCCACCAACTCCCCTCATAGCTCTGTCCTGGCCCCCCAACACATCTCCATCCTACCCAGGACCCCCAACAAAGAGCCCGACACCCCAAATCTGCACCCCCTCTCATGTTTAGTCCCCCCCcgagcccctgcccccaacccccagaTCTCCCCCCCCGATCCCCCCTTGTTCCCCCACCCGCTCACCGGGTCCTCGATGGCGGGGTCTCCGGggtccccctctcccagcccggcctcctcctccagctcctcggG containing:
- the LOC119841979 gene encoding polyadenylate-binding protein 2 isoform X1, which encodes MEEEAEKLKELQNEVEKQMNMSPPPGNAGPVIMSLEEKMEADARSIYVGNVDYGATAEELEAHFHGCGSVNRVTILCDKYSGHPKGFAYIEFSDKESVRTSMALDESLFRGRQIKVIPKRTNRPGISTTDRGFPRARYRGRGSGYTSSRARFYSGFSSRPRGRSYRGRARATSWWL
- the LOC119841979 gene encoding polyadenylate-binding protein 2 isoform X2 — protein: MEEEAEKLKELQNEVEKQMNMSPPPGNAGPVIMSLEEKMEADARSIYVGNVDYGATAEELEAHFHGCGSVNRVTILCDKYSGHPKGFAYIEFSDKESVRTSMALDESLFRGRQIKVIPKRTNRPGISTTDRGFPRARYRGRGSGYTSSRARFYSGFSSRPRGRSYRGRARATSWYSPY